Within the Rosa rugosa chromosome 2, drRosRugo1.1, whole genome shotgun sequence genome, the region ATTCGCTAATCTCTTGTAATTTTGAATACCCATTTTGCTTCAATCATGAAATGGTGGATAGGTGTTTGTTAATATGAACAAGTTTGATGCTTTCATTAGATTTTGATTGTGGGATTTGGTTATGTAATCTGTTATTACGTTTCTTAATAATACAGCTTCAGGATTATGCCACTTAGCTCAAGCTGTAAAGGGGGATGTTGCTGAGTTACTTAAAGGTGTGGGAGACAAAACTGTTATTGAAGAAGTAAAGCGTATTCTTGAGATGGTACTTGCATTACCTTTTCTGAAATCTAGCTGCTAGCTATAGTTTCTTATCAAGACCATATTTTGTTTCTTAATCTTTCCCTCATTTAGTGGAGAACAATGAAGTTTAGATTTTCAGACCTTTCCAAATAAAAGAGTATAGCATGTTGGTTACTTTAAAATTGACAGATGGGTGATTGCGCAATGTAGATTTGCTGTGTTTGTTCTTTGAAGATGGAAGTATGCTTGTTTCTAATAtctccatgttttttttttttgggtttactGTAGGCTAGACGTGcatcatcaagaagagaaattCTCCAGACGAATTTTCTCACCCCTCCGGTGATGAAGGAGTCAATGCTAGCATTGACAAAGCTAGCTGATTTGAAAGCAGTTTCTCAGGGTGGATACCCGCAGGTTGAGATAAATAGTTTCGGATGTATTTCATGCGGCTCCATATCATGAACATTTTTATTAATAGATGTAGTTTTTGCTTCTCAAATTGTCCAGGCTGAGCGGTGCCGGATTTCTGTTGGACATCCAGAAGTATTGACAAGCGATCCTGATATAATTGCAGCATTGAGGTAGGTATATCTCTACCCATTTCATATTGTAGAAGCAACCATGTTTAACAATGTGGAACCTTTTTCTTATTTCTCCTTTGATGGTTAATTCTTTCAGTATCACAGGAAACTTTGGGTTCCAACCTTGTTCTCATGGAGACTTTCTAGGAGCAATTCTTGGTACAGGGATTGCTAGGGAGAAGGTCGGAGATGTTATCTTACAGGTATCATGCATATTCTTATTCCAGTTGCTGCTAGTCCTATGCTGATGTTATTGAATTCTTTTAGGCAAGGTTTCTACATGAAGACTGCCATCTCAAATATCTTCAATGTGAAGAAGGGTAGTTTTAGTTATCTTCCCATGAAGTTATAAGTTCTGTATATCATTTTCTGATGAGATCCAATTGCTGTTTGCGTGTAGCCTATTACATAGGCACATTCAAAGGAGTCATCTCCCATCTTGTTCAGACCTTATAAAGGAGTTGAAAAATAAACTTTGCTTTTCTATCTCCAATACTTACCACTTGGTCAATTCTTCCAAGGACAGCAAAATTACTATGATATGTAGACTTTGGTAAACTTATGCCATTGCAAGAACAACAGAGCTTAAATAAGTAAACACATGTCAACTTGGCCTTAATTTTCTAATGGATACTTCTTTAGAATTGGCAATGATAAAATTTTCTCAGTACACAGGTCTGAAAACGCTAACACCTGGTGTACGATGCTCCTGTAGTCCTTCCATAGCAGGGTTAAGTGTGTTCAAAGTGTGTTTAGAGAGAGGTGTTTATTTGAAGTATCATTCCTCTAAGTTATAGCAGTCTTTTAGAGATGTAGTTAGAGTACCATTGTGCTAATTGAGCCTATTCTGATTCCAACTTATTTGCTACCCATGATATACTGGCTTGATTTCCTATTGCAAGTGTAGACATAGATTTTCAGCGGAAGTGCATACAGTGGGTTATGGCCTCTTTGGCTGAGTGTTTATAATATTTAATTCTTTTGTAATGCTGCCAGGGGGAGAAGGGGGCTCAAGTCATTATTGTTCCAGAACTCATTGACTTTCTTATGTCATCACTCGACAAGGTATATTGAGTCAATTTTTCTCTTGATACTTTTATGTTCCTTTTCAACATCAATGAAAGAGTTATTTATCTTATCTTCTGTTTTCGTGAGATATAATCTATGGTAATATTAAACTGATCTCCAGTGCAAATTAGTATAGTTGAATGAGTTACATCTTTGTCGTTTTGGCAGCAAAATCAGAGAAAAATTCTGTGGCATTTGTTAAATTTTCAGTGATCATTGCAAATGTTCATTGGGAGATAAAAACAGCGATAAATATTGGAAAACTTAAAAAGAGAATGGTACAACACCACCTAGCATTAAAAGAAAGCATTTTTGTTTTGTAGGTCAAGAGCATTATGCCATTGACGTTATTTAACACATACATTTCATGTTTGTaaagaagtttttctcttgcagGTTGGCAATGTTCCAGTATCTGTTACTAAAATACCATTGATCTCCATTGATTACGAACCACCAaggttattattttgttgttatcCTTTCTTCATTCTGTGTAGTACTGACGATCTAGCATCAGTTAGTAACTTACACATGGTTCTCTTTGCAGTACTAAGTCATTTAAAACCATAGAAGCATCAGCGAGGATCGATGCTATAGCTAGTGCAGGATTTAAGATTTCACGGTCAAAACTAGTTGACCTGATCCGGTACAGCGTTTTATGCTTATACTAACTGTTCCTTGTTTGGATTATGGTTGTTTCAGTTTGTTAATCATTTGATGTTGGTGACTGCATAGTTTGATGGTGTTCTTTCATTTTATAAAGATTATAAATTCACTAAACATGCATGCTTAGAAAGTTTTTGTAATTACATATGGCTTGTTTATCTTTTCCAAGTTGTAGCATTTTTCACTTCAACCGTATTGGTTACAATCTTGCATAACATGAATATAGCCTCCTAGAAATTCGTGTGGTGATGGTCTCTATTAGAATTCACTAATCCTTGGCACATATTGATACACAGAGCTATTTCTCACCTAGCGCTCCTAGAAAATATTTAGAGGAAGTTATGGGGCATAGTGCAGGAAAAAAGGCCGGTCCGTGCCTGTACTTTATATAGTAAGACTATAGTTAACTAAAATTAAAAACTATTAAATCCCTCATTCAAGATTAATATGCTTTGCAAGTGTTTTATTCCTTACAGTAGTAACATCttgggttttttattttatttatgttatttCTTACTAGAACCTTACTCCAAATGTGATCACATTTCATTTGCATACCTCATTTTCATTATATGATTCAAACACATGACCTAAAGAATCTTGAGAAAGTGAGAACATGGTATTACAGTTCTTTCCACTCTATACAGTGATGGGGATGTGCGCCTCAACTGGACCCCTGTTACTAAAAATGGAGCTACACTCAAGGCTGGTGATATTGTATCAGTTAGAGGAAAAGGAAGACTGAAGGTGAGTTGTTAGATGCAATACACTGTTTTCTTAGAGGTCTCGTCGGCTAATACACTTCACATACAACCATCTTAATGTTATTATTGGATATGGATACTTCTTGGTTAGTTCCTGATAAATCTAGAGTATTTTGTAACAAGTTTGGATTGGAAAATCCTGTTTTTATGGGTTTCCCTTAACCCTATCATATGGGTACTAAATCCATAGAGAAATTATAGAAAACAGACAAATTCAACACTTACTCCTACCTATGTTTGATAGTTTGATGCACATGGTTGTCTCCATATAACTTGGATTATAATCTATAGTTTGATTGAAATGCTTTTGTCATTGTATTCTCTATATCAATAAAAgttctttattctttttattgGAGGTACAGCATAATTTAACAGTTTGTATGTTTTTTTCCATTATTAGTCACAAACTGTGTGTCTTATAAGGTTTCAAGTTACACTAACATATTCAATATCTGCACTGCTTCCTAACTCTAAATTTGTCTTCAGCCTGGCATTTctgatgttttaattttattttatttcagaTAGGAGAAATTAACACGACAAGGAAGGGGAAGTTTGCAATAGAGCTTATTCGTTATTTGTAAGTTTTGAAACGGGTATTGACGGAACATTTCTATTCTTGGATCTAAATAGGTCTAAGATGACCtgtcgggaaaaaaaaaaaacagaggtcTAAGATGGGTAACTAACTTTCTGAGGCTCTTCTAAAGAACAAGCATATCTTGCATCAACGTTTGGCTTTATTTGCAAGTTCAAAGATGTACATATTTTTAcgccatttttttttcctaaaattaATATTCTGCATTCTTCGTTGTATTGTTCATATTTAACACTTCCATTACTTGAGGAactttgtttataaattgatagCCTTCTGATCTTGTGTACTTAATTTAACCTGCATTCTTTTCGAGAGTGCCAAGTGTGTGTGTCTATAATTAGGGTACGTTTACGTACCTGGGATGATAATGGAAATGAAaggaatgattacggagtatGAGTATtgggaatcgattcctgaataacCCTTAATTTGGGATATGGGTTTAGGAATGATTCTCACACCGACTCCTTCCATCTTCCATTCCAGTTGTCTCTTATTCATGACttttttccattccaagtaagtaaacgtgccattaaTTTCTTAGTATGGAAAGAAAAATCTGTGTTGTGATAGAAGCAATTGATGACCTCAGTGATATAGGAAAGAGACCTACCGGAAATGATCTCCGATGGAACTACGGCTAGTTAAACATGAAAGTAGACTTCTTGTTATTTTTGCCGAAGAGAACATAACACTAAGAGCAGTACTAGAAAGATCTCATTCATGATATTAGCCTTACTACGCTTGCCCATTCACGCGAAAAACGGTTTAGCTTATTTAGTAAAGCAGTACAATATCGGAATATATCATAGTGATTATAGACATTTATTGGGATACAATTACCTTTTATGAGAAGGCATTGTATTAGGATGTTTTACTATGAATTCTAGGCTTATAAATAAATATGAAGTTACTTGGACCAAAATGAGTACTTGCAGGAACTCATGAGGCCATTGCGAATACAAGTATTCTATAGTTCTCTTTGATGTGCTATCTATTCGTGGGGCAAAATATCTAAATAGCTCATAAACAAGCTAACAAAGAGAGTATAGAAGAGTTGTATATGGCCTCATCAGTTCCAGCAGATACACATTTTGGTCTAACTGTCTAAGTACTGTTGAAATTTGGACCTGCTGAGATAAACCAAGTAGATGTCTTGCTCTATCTCTGCTAATTTCAATCCCCCGAATATATgaataaaaggagaaaaaaaaaaaaaaaagtaagttaaGTATGCCCACAAGATGCATACATTCATCTTTCTAAACCTTTATTTGGATCGATTCAAGTTCCATTCAGATAAAGCTCTCCATATTTGTACAAATATAATATGTTTTGTCTAACATCATGGATTTCGTTTCGTACAAAATAGTAACTAATTTGcaaatttaatttttagttcAAGATACaatttgtctttcattttttttgaatcaaagagtACATACCAGTGGTATGTCATTGTTTcatagaaaagaaaagtaaaaattcGACTACTCTGTTTCAGCAATCGTAGCTCAGAGTTGTCTATGTTAACAAAAGAATCTCGCCCTGCAGGCAATCTATTTTACCTAATCTCACACGCCGAGCACGCATTGTGGTACGGTGACACTAAGTACTTCCACATGGGCTTGTAGAGATGCTCTCACTAACATAGACATTTATTCTAGAAACCAACTAGGCAACTATGAAAATTCTAGGCCCAAATCCGGCCCAGAAACTATCTTCATGACTGTAGGCCCGGTTAGAGACCCATCCAGGCCCCTGGAGAAATCAACCCAAACAAATGGGCCCTGAACGAGGCCCAAAGGCAGCTCACACTAGTAGGatctgatctggacacccaaccGCCGTTGGGCACTCGGACATTGTGACGCGCGGCCACCAGTCAGTTCTGCAAACTCCGGCGTCGCCTACAACCCTTCTACAAGCCCGTGGCCGAAACACCATCAAACCAAGAGCCTGCCTCCGCCCAGCAACAACGCAATCAACACCACGACCACCACCATCAGCGACGCTCGCCAAGAAGCCTCCCTTACCTTCCGCAACAAGGCCATCCACCGGACCCGGCCCCAACCACCACTCTGCAATACCCAAACCAAGAACCCAGTTCCTCCATCAAAAACCTAAAGGTGCTACCGAATCCAAATTTCGGATCTCCTCCTCCCGTTGCAAAGCCAACCACGCCATCCCTCCTGTCGAGGGGGAAATCGAGCAGTCCTGAAGATAGGCTGAGGCAAGCAAGGAGGTGACAAGAGCCTCCATGATAGCCGCACAAAGTGGGCAGCGGCGCTAGGGTTTCGAGAGGATTTGCTCTCGCTCTCCATAACTTTTAGATTGTTTATAATTTGTCTTTCATGTGCTAAGAACATTTGTAAAATGAAATAAAGTTTTATTTTAAAATGATAACATATGTCAAGATCATAGTTGGAAATGTGAATAAATTATCTACAACTTACATGTTTATATGTTGCACAAAACTCTGATGATCATTGAGATGTAAAAGTAAGTAAATGAAATATGCAACATATTTGCAGCATGCAATAAATCTCCAAGATTGTCATCGGTAACAAGTCACTTTTGGTA harbors:
- the LOC133732054 gene encoding uncharacterized protein LOC133732054 isoform X1 codes for the protein MAATSFVAASLLRRAALPLGFAVSLPLKNNKLSHQTTLLTFPLTPRLTSSASGLCHLAQAVKGDVAELLKGVGDKTVIEEVKRILEMARRASSRREILQTNFLTPPVMKESMLALTKLADLKAVSQGGYPQAERCRISVGHPEVLTSDPDIIAALSITGNFGFQPCSHGDFLGAILGTGIAREKVGDVILQGEKGAQVIIVPELIDFLMSSLDKVGNVPVSVTKIPLISIDYEPPSTKSFKTIEASARIDAIASAGFKISRSKLVDLIRDGDVRLNWTPVTKNGATLKAGDIVSVRGKGRLKIGEINTTRKGKFAIELIRYL
- the LOC133732054 gene encoding uncharacterized protein LOC133732054 isoform X2, whose product is MAATSFVAASLLRRAALPLGFAVSLPLKNNKLSHQTTLLTFPLTPRLTSSASGLCHLAQAVKGDVAELLKGVGDKTVIEEVKRILEMARRASSRREILQTNFLTPPVMKESMLALTKLADLKAVSQGGYPQAERCRISVGHPEVLTSDPDIIAALSITGNFGFQPCSHGDFLGAILGTGIAREKVGDVILQGEKGAQVIIVPELIDFLMSSLDKVGNVPVSVTKIPLISIDYEPPSTKSFKTIEASARIDAIASAGFKISRSKLVDLIRSFHSIQ